The following coding sequences lie in one Massilia sp. KIM genomic window:
- the lysA gene encoding diaminopimelate decarboxylase: MSHFSYQDGVLHAEAVALPAIAEQFGTPTYVYSKAALLENFAAYHDACRGRDALVCYAMKANSNLAILDLLARQGAGFDIVSGGELLRVIAAGGDPGKTIFSGVGKTVEEMRLALEKGILCFNVESIPELHRLNEVAGSMGKRAPVSLRVNPNVDAKTHPYIATGLKANKFGVAFDDALATYRAAASLPHLDVVGIDCHIGSQLLDDAPLLEALDKLIELIDALGDEGIHLHHLDIGGGLGVNYGAEGDKPPVPVGDYLARLFARIDAWRAAKHGGQPIKVIFEPGRSIVADTGALLTRIEFLKPGAEKNFAIVDAAMNDLMRPTLYQAWMPVQPVAPREGATLSYDVVGPVCESGDWLARERELAVEPGDLLTVMMAGAYGHTMSSNYNTRGRAAEVMVDGDKVHLVRRRETPQELFALESTLK, from the coding sequence ATGTCGCATTTCTCGTACCAAGACGGTGTCCTGCACGCCGAAGCCGTCGCTTTGCCCGCCATCGCCGAGCAGTTCGGCACGCCGACCTATGTCTATTCCAAGGCCGCGCTGCTGGAGAACTTCGCCGCCTACCACGACGCCTGCCGCGGCCGCGACGCGCTGGTGTGCTACGCCATGAAGGCCAATTCCAACCTGGCCATCCTGGACCTGCTGGCGCGCCAGGGCGCGGGCTTCGACATCGTCTCGGGGGGCGAGCTGCTGCGCGTGATCGCCGCCGGCGGCGATCCGGGCAAGACCATCTTCTCGGGCGTCGGCAAGACGGTCGAGGAAATGCGCCTGGCGCTCGAGAAGGGCATCCTGTGCTTCAACGTCGAGTCGATCCCCGAACTGCACCGCCTCAACGAGGTGGCCGGCAGCATGGGCAAACGGGCCCCGGTGTCGCTGCGCGTGAACCCGAACGTGGACGCCAAGACCCACCCCTACATCGCGACCGGCCTGAAGGCCAACAAGTTCGGCGTCGCCTTCGACGACGCGCTCGCCACCTACCGCGCCGCGGCCAGCCTGCCGCACCTGGACGTGGTCGGCATCGACTGCCACATCGGCTCGCAGCTGCTGGACGACGCGCCGCTGCTGGAAGCGCTGGACAAGCTGATCGAGCTGATCGACGCCCTGGGCGACGAAGGCATCCACCTGCACCACCTCGACATCGGCGGCGGCCTGGGCGTGAACTACGGCGCGGAAGGCGACAAGCCGCCGGTGCCGGTGGGCGACTACCTGGCGCGCCTGTTCGCGCGCATCGACGCCTGGCGCGCCGCCAAGCACGGCGGCCAGCCGATCAAGGTGATCTTCGAGCCGGGTCGCTCGATCGTGGCCGACACCGGCGCCCTCCTGACCCGCATCGAATTCCTCAAGCCGGGAGCCGAGAAGAACTTCGCCATCGTCGACGCCGCCATGAACGACCTGATGCGCCCGACCCTGTACCAGGCCTGGATGCCGGTGCAGCCGGTGGCGCCGCGCGAGGGCGCGACGCTGAGCTACGACGTGGTGGGACCGGTGTGCGAATCGGGCGACTGGCTGGCGCGCGAGCGCGAACTGGCGGTTGAGCCGGGCGACCTGCTGACCGTGATGATGGCGGGGGCCTACGGCCACACCATGTCCTCGAACTACAACACGCGCGGCCGCGCGGCGGAAGTGATGGTCGACGGCGACAAGGTGCACCTGGTGCGCCGCCGCGAAACGCCGCAAGAGCTGTTCGCGCTCGAATCGACCTTGAAGTGA
- a CDS encoding sulfite oxidase heme-binding subunit YedZ, whose product MAFNPTTRQVGWIKAVLFVAALLPFASMAWLTVQGALTEPLQYITHQTGDWALYFLCITLAVTPLRRLTGWNWVVRLRRMVGLFAFFYALLHFTTFLWFDHFFDWGEMWKDVLKRPFITVGFAAFVLLIPLAATSTNGMIKRLGGKRWQWLHRLIYLIAPLAILHFWWMKAGKNDFAQPILFGVIVLLLLGLRVWWSRARVQRGAPA is encoded by the coding sequence ATGGCCTTCAACCCCACCACCCGCCAGGTCGGCTGGATCAAGGCCGTGCTGTTCGTGGCGGCCCTGCTGCCCTTCGCCAGCATGGCCTGGCTGACGGTGCAGGGCGCGCTGACCGAGCCGCTGCAGTACATCACCCACCAGACCGGCGACTGGGCGCTTTACTTCCTATGCATCACGCTGGCGGTGACGCCGCTGCGGCGCCTGACGGGCTGGAACTGGGTGGTGCGCCTGCGCCGCATGGTCGGGCTGTTCGCCTTCTTCTACGCGCTGCTGCACTTCACCACCTTCCTCTGGTTCGATCACTTCTTCGACTGGGGCGAGATGTGGAAGGACGTGCTCAAGCGGCCCTTCATCACGGTGGGCTTCGCCGCCTTCGTGCTCCTGATTCCGCTGGCGGCGACCAGCACCAACGGGATGATCAAGCGCCTCGGCGGCAAGCGCTGGCAGTGGCTGCACCGGCTGATCTACCTGATTGCGCCGCTGGCGATCCTGCATTTCTGGTGGATGAAGGCGGGGAAGAACGATTTCGCCCAGCCTATCCTGTTCGGCGTCATCGTCCTGCTGCTGCTGGGGCTGAGGGTATGGTGGAGCAGGGCGCGCGTGCAGCGCGGCGCGCCCGCCTGA
- the msrP gene encoding protein-methionine-sulfoxide reductase catalytic subunit MsrP: MLIKPSPNGIDLPYPSEITPREVYEGRRAFLARVAATAAVGSGIWEMANREAFAQNAAQRLAASANPALSTQEKQTSFKDATRYNNFYEFGTDKSDPAENAHTLRTRPWTVTIDGEVKKPITLDIDRLLKLAPLEERIYRLRCVEGWSMVIPWVGYSLSNLLKQVEPTGNARFVEFTSLADRSQMPGIRSSVLDWPYVEGLRMDEAMHPLTLLTLGMYGQVLPNQNGAPVRLVVPWKYGFKSAKSIVRIRLVKNQPRTAWNDSAPNEYGFYSNVNPNVDHPRWSQASERRIGEDGFFQPKRKTLMFNGYDQVASLYTGMDLKKFY; encoded by the coding sequence ATGCTCATCAAACCCAGCCCCAACGGGATCGACCTCCCGTACCCATCCGAGATCACCCCGCGCGAGGTCTACGAAGGCCGGCGCGCCTTCCTGGCCCGCGTCGCCGCCACCGCCGCCGTCGGTTCAGGCATCTGGGAAATGGCCAACCGCGAGGCCTTCGCCCAGAACGCGGCCCAGCGCCTGGCGGCCAGCGCCAACCCGGCCCTGTCGACCCAGGAAAAGCAGACCTCGTTCAAGGATGCGACCCGCTACAACAACTTCTACGAGTTCGGCACCGACAAGTCCGACCCGGCGGAAAACGCCCACACCCTGCGCACCCGCCCGTGGACCGTGACCATCGACGGCGAGGTCAAGAAGCCCATCACCCTCGACATCGACCGCCTGCTCAAGCTGGCGCCGCTGGAAGAACGCATCTACCGCCTGCGCTGCGTGGAAGGCTGGTCGATGGTGATTCCCTGGGTCGGCTATTCGCTGTCCAACCTGCTCAAGCAGGTCGAGCCGACCGGCAACGCGCGCTTCGTCGAATTCACCAGCCTGGCGGACCGCAGCCAGATGCCGGGCATCCGTAGTTCGGTGCTCGACTGGCCCTACGTCGAAGGCCTGCGCATGGACGAGGCCATGCATCCCCTGACCCTGCTGACCCTCGGCATGTACGGCCAGGTGCTGCCGAACCAGAATGGCGCGCCGGTGCGCCTGGTGGTGCCCTGGAAGTACGGCTTCAAGTCGGCCAAGTCGATCGTGCGCATCCGCCTGGTGAAGAACCAGCCGCGCACTGCCTGGAACGATTCGGCGCCCAACGAATACGGCTTCTATTCGAACGTGAACCCGAACGTCGACCACCCGCGCTGGTCGCAGGCCAGCGAGCGCCGCATCGGCGAGGACGGCTTCTTCCAGCCCAAGCGCAAGACCCTGATGTTCAACGGCTACGACCAGGTCGCCTCGCTCTACACCGGCATGGACCTGAAGAAGTTTTACTGA
- a CDS encoding PEP-CTERM sorting domain-containing protein (PEP-CTERM proteins occur, often in large numbers, in the proteomes of bacteria that also encode an exosortase, a predicted intramembrane cysteine proteinase. The presence of a PEP-CTERM domain at a protein's C-terminus predicts cleavage within the sorting domain, followed by covalent anchoring to some some component of the (usually Gram-negative) cell surface. Many PEP-CTERM proteins exhibit an unusual sequence composition that includes large numbers of potential glycosylation sites. Expression of one such protein has been shown restore the ability of a bacterium to form floc, a type of biofilm.), whose product MKRSLQTTIVALLLGAATQASAAQISLKAGLAPGYLGAGSYHSSFDASLALPKAFTIQGLSISFLFSDDQDSYVDFYGPSKTVAAGPTWDTSTLEYFNKTKMTRTGTRVFEGESVTLSFGSLVLDGTTEDQGGAIATTSTKGASLGTKLMKNGGEACTVAGKSGCKSYSVYSVKDNETTWTQVNFSGDFGVGESLMSQQDLLDALLSTRMLNFQLDVLGDLNLVGASLNIDYTEQVKSLPTAAVPEPGSVSLFGAALLGMAGMRRRRKA is encoded by the coding sequence ATGAAACGCAGTCTCCAGACGACTATCGTCGCGCTCTTGCTCGGCGCAGCCACCCAGGCCTCGGCGGCCCAGATCAGCCTCAAGGCCGGGCTGGCGCCCGGGTATCTCGGCGCAGGCAGCTACCACAGCAGCTTCGACGCGAGCCTCGCCCTGCCCAAGGCATTCACCATCCAGGGCCTGTCCATTTCCTTCCTGTTCAGCGATGACCAGGACAGCTACGTCGACTTCTATGGCCCGAGCAAGACGGTGGCTGCCGGACCGACGTGGGACACCAGCACGCTGGAGTACTTCAACAAGACCAAGATGACGAGGACCGGAACCCGCGTCTTCGAGGGCGAATCGGTCACGCTCTCCTTCGGTTCCCTGGTGCTCGACGGCACGACCGAGGACCAGGGCGGCGCCATCGCGACCACCAGCACGAAAGGCGCCTCGCTTGGCACCAAGCTCATGAAGAACGGCGGCGAGGCATGCACGGTCGCCGGGAAATCGGGCTGCAAGAGCTACAGCGTGTACAGCGTCAAGGACAACGAGACCACCTGGACGCAGGTGAACTTCAGCGGCGACTTCGGCGTCGGCGAGTCGCTGATGTCCCAGCAGGACCTGCTGGACGCGCTGCTGTCGACCCGGATGCTGAACTTCCAGCTCGACGTGCTGGGCGACCTGAACCTGGTCGGCGCAAGCCTGAACATCGACTACACCGAGCAGGTGAAGAGCCTGCCCACAGCCGCGGTGCCGGAACCCGGCTCGGTCAGCCTGTTCGGCGCGGCCCTCCTGGGCATGGCAGGCATGCGCCGCCGGCGCAAGGCCTGA
- a CDS encoding LysR family transcriptional regulator, with product MDRFQELNAFVAVVEAGGFSAAARRTGDSQSAISKAVGSLEARLGIQLFNRSTRSVILTEQGRKYYERMKPLLDEMALADGEIVESRLEVSGLVRVAASATFGRLHVLPLIPRLLALYPKLELDLRLSDSVWDLPAEGIDLSIRVSPLKHPDAVVKKVASTSLVCAGSRQYFERHGIPETPAELVDHNCLVFNDMSDWPFQGPDGSFSVAVRGNLRSNTVETILSAVKDGIGIGMFNRASLVGELRHPDIMTVLDEFVGSTRDVSLVWPNRKFIPARVRKVTEFFATALASLTDHSATACRTPPRR from the coding sequence ATGGACCGATTCCAGGAACTGAATGCGTTTGTGGCGGTGGTCGAGGCCGGCGGATTTTCCGCAGCGGCCCGGCGCACCGGCGACTCGCAGTCGGCCATCAGCAAGGCCGTGGGTTCGCTGGAAGCGCGCTTGGGTATTCAGCTGTTCAACAGGAGCACCCGCAGCGTGATCCTCACCGAGCAGGGGCGGAAATACTACGAGCGCATGAAGCCCTTGCTCGACGAGATGGCGCTGGCCGATGGCGAGATCGTGGAGAGCCGGCTCGAGGTCTCGGGCCTTGTCCGGGTGGCCGCCTCCGCCACCTTCGGCCGTCTTCACGTGCTGCCCTTGATACCCCGCCTGCTGGCCCTGTATCCCAAGCTCGAGCTCGATCTGCGCTTGTCAGACAGCGTCTGGGACCTGCCGGCGGAAGGCATTGACCTGTCGATCAGGGTGAGTCCGCTGAAGCATCCCGATGCCGTTGTGAAGAAGGTGGCCAGCACTTCCCTCGTGTGCGCTGGATCGCGCCAGTATTTCGAGCGGCACGGCATCCCGGAGACGCCGGCGGAGCTCGTCGATCACAACTGCCTCGTGTTCAACGACATGTCGGACTGGCCTTTCCAGGGGCCTGACGGCAGCTTCAGTGTCGCGGTGCGCGGCAATCTGCGCTCGAATACGGTCGAAACGATCCTGTCGGCCGTCAAAGACGGCATCGGCATCGGGATGTTCAACCGCGCCTCCCTGGTTGGCGAGCTGCGTCATCCGGACATCATGACTGTCCTCGACGAGTTCGTCGGCAGCACGCGCGACGTCAGCCTGGTCTGGCCGAATCGCAAATTCATCCCGGCCCGCGTGAGAAAGGTGACCGAATTCTTCGCGACAGCACTGGCCTCCTTGACGGACCACTCGGCCACCGCCTGCCGGACGCCGCCCAGGCGGTAG
- a CDS encoding SDR family oxidoreductase, whose translation MSTESIQAAASVALSQHLAGKKIVVVGGKTGIGLGVARAAQAAGASVVLASRRIASVQERPELADFTQVRLDMRDEASVKAAFEAIGPFDHLVVTAAPDLGTWGAFMDESADGARSYMEGKYLGSWMCARHGAPKLRAQGSITFLTGGLAVRPKPGYAAVTSAFVAVEALSKSLALELGPIRVNTIRPGFVDTDMWSFLPTDAREGLKRQVEESFPARRTGKPEDIGHAALFLMTNPYVTGTVIEVAGGENLVPSLG comes from the coding sequence ATGAGCACTGAATCCATCCAAGCGGCCGCGTCGGTCGCCCTATCCCAACACCTCGCCGGCAAGAAAATCGTGGTCGTCGGCGGAAAGACCGGCATCGGCCTGGGCGTCGCGCGGGCCGCGCAGGCGGCGGGCGCTTCCGTGGTCCTCGCCAGCCGGCGCATTGCGTCGGTACAAGAGCGGCCGGAGCTGGCCGATTTCACCCAGGTGCGCCTGGACATGCGCGACGAAGCGTCGGTCAAGGCGGCCTTCGAGGCCATCGGCCCCTTCGATCACCTGGTCGTCACCGCCGCGCCGGATCTCGGCACCTGGGGCGCGTTCATGGACGAGAGCGCGGACGGCGCGCGCAGCTATATGGAAGGCAAGTACCTGGGCAGCTGGATGTGCGCACGCCATGGCGCGCCGAAACTGCGCGCCCAGGGTTCGATCACCTTCCTGACCGGTGGCCTGGCCGTGCGGCCAAAACCCGGCTATGCCGCCGTGACTTCGGCCTTCGTGGCAGTGGAGGCCTTGTCGAAGTCACTCGCGCTGGAGCTGGGGCCGATCCGCGTCAACACGATCCGCCCGGGCTTCGTCGATACCGACATGTGGAGCTTCCTGCCCACGGATGCCCGCGAGGGGCTGAAACGCCAGGTCGAGGAAAGCTTCCCGGCACGGCGTACGGGCAAACCGGAAGACATTGGCCATGCGGCGCTGTTCCTGATGACCAACCCCTACGTCACCGGGACGGTGATCGAAGTCGCCGGGGGCGAGAACCTGGTCCCCAGCCTGGGCTGA
- a CDS encoding polysaccharide deacetylase family protein, with translation MKEQDRSRFSGAEASMPARRSFLARTSGALAGALASGVVLGDAAAQAAGNESESGARALGKPGGGKGFWPNGARLAVSVSMMFEGGGQPISGAGGLIPEPIARGVPDLPTNAYFAYGYYEGIPRALDLFDKHGIKVSSFMIGEAIKKMPDLAQEIVRRGHEAAAHGRTWSNSYHLSRSEEKRFIADSAETILRITGQQAVGWNAYFLRNSVHILETLQELGFLYHIDEPSHDEPFIVPVKGKDFVTVPYTFHLNDISAYPFDGYNPMAYEQALKDEFDQLYEEGAHRRRMMLVGFHDRINGHANRIRMLDRFFTYAKSKPDVWFARKDEIARWVLEHREDTPVLRRGPAALSGLPGPG, from the coding sequence ATGAAAGAACAAGACCGTTCCAGGTTCTCCGGCGCCGAGGCATCCATGCCGGCGCGACGCAGTTTTCTTGCACGCACGAGCGGCGCCCTCGCGGGCGCGCTGGCCAGCGGCGTGGTACTGGGCGATGCAGCCGCGCAGGCCGCAGGCAACGAAAGCGAATCGGGTGCTCGCGCGCTTGGCAAGCCGGGCGGAGGCAAGGGTTTCTGGCCGAACGGCGCGCGCCTGGCGGTCAGCGTGTCGATGATGTTCGAAGGCGGCGGCCAGCCGATATCCGGAGCCGGCGGGCTGATTCCGGAACCGATCGCCAGGGGCGTGCCGGACCTGCCGACCAACGCCTACTTCGCCTACGGCTACTACGAGGGCATTCCACGGGCGCTCGACCTGTTCGACAAGCACGGCATCAAGGTGTCCTCCTTCATGATCGGCGAAGCCATCAAGAAGATGCCCGACCTGGCCCAGGAAATCGTCCGACGCGGCCACGAGGCGGCGGCGCATGGCCGCACCTGGAGCAACTCCTACCATCTGTCGCGCAGCGAGGAAAAGCGCTTCATCGCGGACTCCGCTGAAACCATCCTGCGCATCACCGGCCAGCAGGCGGTGGGATGGAACGCCTACTTCCTGCGCAATTCGGTGCATATTCTGGAAACGCTGCAGGAGCTCGGTTTCCTCTATCACATCGACGAGCCCAGCCATGACGAACCCTTCATCGTTCCCGTCAAGGGCAAGGACTTCGTCACCGTTCCCTACACCTTCCACCTGAACGATATCTCGGCCTATCCGTTCGACGGCTACAACCCGATGGCCTACGAGCAGGCGCTGAAGGACGAGTTCGATCAGCTCTACGAGGAAGGCGCGCATCGCCGCCGCATGATGCTGGTCGGCTTCCATGACCGCATCAACGGCCACGCCAACCGCATCCGCATGCTGGACCGCTTCTTCACCTACGCGAAATCCAAGCCGGATGTCTGGTTCGCGCGCAAGGACGAGATCGCACGCTGGGTGCTGGAGCACCGCGAGGATACGCCGGTACTGCGGCGTGGACCGGCCGCCCTCTCGGGCCTGCCGGGGCCCGGCTGA
- a CDS encoding PEP-CTERM sorting domain-containing protein (PEP-CTERM proteins occur, often in large numbers, in the proteomes of bacteria that also encode an exosortase, a predicted intramembrane cysteine proteinase. The presence of a PEP-CTERM domain at a protein's C-terminus predicts cleavage within the sorting domain, followed by covalent anchoring to some some component of the (usually Gram-negative) cell surface. Many PEP-CTERM proteins exhibit an unusual sequence composition that includes large numbers of potential glycosylation sites. Expression of one such protein has been shown restore the ability of a bacterium to form floc, a type of biofilm.) — MRDSLDQHGQLNLTQGANAVFGEVSAEGLRLSLTLGDQNTHIAGTSDYNFQASPNTQVIFTAEARVATHGDAGADPTYASASLFGTTDDGEISYGITSIGTGNGTAAFSETLGVQYSFGTGGGLGFLSLGGSLRGTVSPVPEPSRAAILLLGLPVVFTLLRRRRGVDRAA; from the coding sequence TTGCGCGATTCCCTGGATCAGCACGGGCAACTGAACCTGACCCAAGGCGCGAATGCCGTCTTCGGCGAAGTCTCCGCGGAAGGCCTGCGCTTGAGCCTTACCCTCGGAGATCAGAACACGCACATTGCCGGGACCTCCGACTACAATTTTCAGGCCTCGCCGAACACGCAGGTGATTTTCACGGCCGAGGCCCGCGTCGCCACCCATGGTGACGCCGGCGCCGATCCGACCTACGCGTCGGCAAGCCTGTTCGGGACCACCGATGACGGCGAGATAAGCTACGGGATCACGAGTATCGGTACCGGCAATGGCACGGCGGCGTTTTCGGAAACCCTCGGTGTGCAGTACAGCTTCGGGACCGGCGGCGGCCTCGGCTTCCTGAGCCTGGGCGGCAGCCTGCGGGGGACGGTTTCGCCGGTACCGGAGCCCTCCCGGGCCGCGATCCTGCTGCTCGGGCTGCCTGTCGTCTTCACCCTGCTGCGCCGCCGGCGCGGCGTCGACCGAGCCGCATGA
- a CDS encoding carboxymuconolactone decarboxylase family protein encodes MNRANWFQVSQDGAKALGALHHYVTTGTGLDAGLIHLVFLRVSQINGCAHCIDVHTRDLIKHGMSVDKIVLVPVWEEVAYLFSDQERAALAWAEEVTRVSETHASDEAYAAALAAFGEQALVELTIVIAAMNAINRMGISFRLKPRARA; translated from the coding sequence ATGAATCGCGCAAACTGGTTTCAGGTATCGCAGGACGGCGCCAAGGCGCTGGGAGCCCTCCACCACTACGTCACGACGGGCACGGGGCTCGACGCCGGACTGATCCACCTCGTCTTTCTCCGGGTTTCACAAATCAATGGATGCGCGCACTGCATCGACGTGCATACGCGCGATCTCATCAAGCACGGCATGTCGGTCGACAAGATCGTGCTGGTGCCGGTCTGGGAAGAGGTCGCGTATCTGTTCTCGGACCAGGAAAGGGCGGCCCTCGCCTGGGCCGAGGAAGTGACGCGCGTGAGCGAAACCCATGCCTCGGACGAGGCCTACGCGGCGGCCCTGGCGGCGTTCGGCGAACAGGCCCTGGTCGAGCTGACGATCGTGATCGCCGCCATGAATGCGATCAATCGCATGGGCATCAGCTTCCGCCTGAAACCGCGCGCCAGGGCTTAG
- a CDS encoding RNA polymerase sigma-70 factor, translated as MKSADLLAFEALRPRLFSIAYRMLGMRADAEDVVQDAWLRFSAGARDELRSAEAWLVTITTRLSIDRLRSRQHEREAYTGWWIPEPVVEMVEDTPETAVELASEVSVAMLWVLERLTPEERAAFLMRKVFDQDYAELAAMLGKSEAACRQLVHRAQERIRQESPRFAVSKHMHRAVLDKFMQAAASADRDAMKNLLSADVEYRADGGGKVPSLDKLLVGTGRVAGLYWAVEHAFPERVDYRMARVNGEPGLLRYIDGKLESVQSFCIDAGAITHIYVVRNPDKLQGIPSLH; from the coding sequence ATGAAGTCCGCCGACCTGCTCGCATTCGAAGCCTTGCGCCCACGCCTGTTCTCGATCGCCTACCGCATGCTGGGCATGCGCGCCGACGCGGAAGACGTAGTCCAGGATGCCTGGCTGCGCTTCAGCGCCGGCGCCCGCGATGAACTCAGGTCGGCCGAAGCCTGGCTGGTGACCATCACGACACGCCTGTCGATCGACCGCTTGCGCAGCCGGCAGCACGAGCGCGAGGCTTATACCGGCTGGTGGATTCCGGAACCCGTGGTCGAGATGGTGGAAGACACGCCCGAGACCGCCGTCGAACTGGCAAGCGAAGTGTCCGTCGCCATGCTCTGGGTGCTGGAACGCTTGACGCCCGAGGAGCGCGCCGCCTTCCTGATGCGCAAGGTGTTCGACCAGGATTACGCCGAGCTCGCGGCCATGCTCGGCAAGAGCGAAGCGGCTTGCCGGCAACTCGTCCACCGGGCCCAGGAACGGATACGCCAGGAGAGCCCGCGTTTCGCGGTCTCGAAGCACATGCACCGCGCCGTCCTCGACAAGTTCATGCAGGCGGCAGCCAGCGCCGATCGCGATGCGATGAAAAACCTGTTATCGGCCGATGTCGAGTACCGGGCAGACGGTGGAGGCAAAGTGCCGTCCCTGGACAAGCTTCTCGTCGGCACGGGACGCGTGGCGGGGCTGTATTGGGCGGTCGAGCACGCCTTCCCGGAACGGGTGGACTACAGGATGGCGCGCGTGAACGGCGAGCCCGGACTGCTGCGCTACATCGACGGCAAGCTCGAATCGGTGCAGTCTTTCTGCATCGACGCGGGCGCCATCACGCATATCTATGTCGTCCGGAACCCGGATAAATTACAGGGCATTCCTTCGCTGCATTAA
- a CDS encoding M15 family metallopeptidase: MNGPAFDARELTGLARSHIQQYSQPRFAARPEVAQAFLALRAAAAQDGIDLLPIASWRPFGAQLNIWNRKWSGQGVLHDIHGQVREHAAMSPEELVWAILGWSGLPGATRRHWGTDIDVFDRNAMPEGYRTRLLPQEVAPGGVYEGLHAWLDVHIARFGFFRPYRRYRGGMYPEPWHLSHIASAGAALAAFSTEALGDALRAADGMLGRELVLEMLPEIVARHVRGIDAPGDD, from the coding sequence GTGAACGGGCCCGCCTTCGACGCGCGCGAGCTGACCGGGCTCGCGCGCAGCCACATCCAGCAATACTCCCAGCCGCGCTTCGCCGCCCGTCCCGAGGTGGCCCAGGCCTTCCTGGCCCTGCGCGCGGCCGCGGCCCAGGACGGCATCGACCTGCTGCCGATCGCCTCCTGGCGTCCCTTCGGGGCCCAGCTCAACATCTGGAACAGGAAATGGTCGGGGCAGGGCGTGCTGCACGACATCCACGGCCAGGTGCGCGAGCACGCCGCAATGTCGCCGGAAGAGCTGGTCTGGGCCATCCTCGGCTGGTCCGGCCTGCCGGGCGCCACCCGCCGCCACTGGGGCACCGACATCGACGTCTTCGACCGCAATGCGATGCCCGAGGGCTACCGCACCCGGCTGCTGCCGCAGGAGGTGGCGCCGGGCGGCGTCTACGAAGGCCTGCACGCCTGGCTCGACGTCCACATCGCGCGCTTCGGCTTCTTCCGGCCCTATCGCCGCTATCGGGGCGGCATGTATCCCGAACCCTGGCACCTGAGCCATATCGCTTCGGCCGGAGCGGCGCTGGCCGCCTTCAGCACCGAGGCCCTGGGCGACGCGCTGCGCGCGGCGGACGGCATGCTGGGGCGGGAACTGGTGCTGGAGATGCTGCCGGAGATCGTCGCGCGCCACGTGCGCGGGATCGATGCGCCCGGAGACGATTAA